In the Bacteroidota bacterium genome, ATTTATAATAAACTGTAGATGAAGTATCTAAACTAACGGTAACTTGATATCTTCCGGCGCCAATTGGATTCATTGGAGTAGCCAGTGTATCGAAATTATTAAAGGAACCAACTAAATAAACACCATTTGGAGAAACGGTAACATTGCTCATGTTAACCAAAAAGGTAATTTTAGCTGTAACCGCACCAACGGTATAAGAATAATTCGCACCTTGATTTGTACTCTGCTTTAATGTAATCAAATCGTAATCATTCGCAAGTGTTGCTTGAGTTGCCTCAATTGTAGATGAAAAGGCATAGTATTTAATTGTAGTTCCGGTAGGAAACCCTGGAATTGTTCCGATAGCTAATGTTGTACCTGCGCCGCCAGGAAAACCTAAAGCAACGATGGTAGAGGTGATAAAATTATCGTCTGAGTATCGGATAAAAAATTTTTCTTGAGATGACGGCGGTGAACTTAACTGCACAGTTATATCCACAGGTTGTAAATCGCTCACCGAATTCATATCTGGTAATTGGGTAACCGGATTGGATGCAGCGAAATTAACCGGTGAATATTCGGTTTGCATTACGACAAAATTAGTGGATGCATAACCCACATTTTTTATTCTTGTAGTATAATAAGAGCTAGCTTTTGTTGGGACCGAAAAGTAGTTATCTGTTATTCCAAGCGTATACCAAACCGTAGGAAAGGCTGTATCATAACCTGTTGTTCCATATTTTCTCCAACGGTTAAACCCATTGTCCGATTCAATCACAAATTGATCAGCTGCCGTATCTGCTTGCAATGTAACAGAGGGATATCCGGCAATATCTTCATTCATTAAATATCCATTTCCATACCAATCATTTTTATATTCAGCATGTAATTTATAGACCTGTGCATTTGTCATTATTGACCACAACAAACAGCTAACGAGTAATAGTAAATTGTAATTTTTTTTCATTGTGTTTTTATTTTTTTTTGTGAGTGTGAAAATAAGGAGAAGTATTGAATCAATATGTTAATTTTATTTATAAATCGAGACACAAAACTCACTTCCCGATTTTTTATACCCGCGATACATCCCTTCCGAATTAAAGGGTAATTCAATGTTTCCGCTTTTGTCAATAGCAATTAATCCGCCTTCGCCACCAAGCTTCACAAGTTTATCCTGCACCACTTTGGCACATGCATCTTTTAAGGTGAGCCCCTTATATTCAATTAAACAAGAAATGTCATAAGCAACAACTGCTCTAATAAAATATTCCCCATGCCCGGTGCAAGAAATCGCACATGTTGCATTGTTGGCATAAGTACCCGCCCCAATCATCGGGCTATCTCCTACTCTACCGTATTTCTTATTTGTCATACCTCCTGTTGATGTTGCTGCCGCCAAATTGCCCATTAAATCGAGTGCAACAGCGCCGACTGTTCCAAACTTTTTATCGGAATGATCCAATTGCATTTTATCGGTTTGTCTTATTTCTTTAAGCTGATCGAATCGCTGTTGTGTAAAAAAGTAATCATCGGGCATTTGTTCCACTTGCATGTGATGAGCGAAATCCATAGCACCCTTGCCACTCAAAAAAACATGTTCGGTTTTATCCATCACTAAACGTGCAAATGAAACAGGATTTTTTATTTTTTCAATCCCCGTCACAGCACCGGCTTTTAGCGTTTTCCCTTCCATAATTGAAGCATCCATTTCATGCCTTCCTTCATGTGTAAAAACAGAACCCTTGCCTGCATTGAATAAGGGATTGTCCTCTAAAATACGCACTGCAGCTTCAACAGCATCCAAAGCAGTACCATTTTCTTTTAACACGGCATCACCTGCTACTAATGCAGCGGTCAATGCTAAATTATAAGCTGCTTCCTTTTCAGGAGTCATGCTCGATTGAAGAATGGTGCCAGCTCCACCATGCACGGCAATTGCGTATTGATTCATTTTGAAATGGTTAGTTTTTGTTTTATGTTTAGTCACAAATTTAGAATATATTTCTCATGCTGATTGATTTAAGAAGTGATACCGCCACACGCCCCAGTGCTGGCATGATGCAGGCCATGATGCATGCCAAAGTTGGCGATGATGTATTTAGTGAAGATCCCACGGTAATAGAATTACAAGAAAAAACTGCTTCGCTCTTTGGCATGGAAGCCGGATTATTTTGTCCTTCCGGAACAATGACCAACCAAATTGCCATTAAAACCCATACCCAACCGGGCGATGAACTAATTTGCGATAGCAATGCACATATTTATAACTATGAAGGTGCTGGAATAGCCTTCAACTCTGGTGTGCAAGCAAAATTAATTCAAGGTGATCGTGGGAGAATTAGCGCCGAACAAATTGTGGATGCCATTAATTTGAATTACGATTGGCTGGCAAAAACTACTTTGGTGAGCATTGAAAACACTTCAAATCGGAGTGGAGGCAGCTTCTATGATTTAGCGGAAATAAAAAAAATTGCCGCACTTTGCAAAACAAAAAATTTGAAATTTCATTTGGATGGTGCGCGCGTATTTAATGCTTTAATTGAAATGCCCCATCCCGGAAGCACTACTGATGAAGAAAAAGTAAAGCTTTTAGCTAAAGAATTCGGGGCACTTTTTGATTCGATTTCAGTTTGTTTTTCAAAAGGTTTAGGAACACCCGTTGGCTCAGTTTTGTTAGGTTCAGCTGAATTTATTGCAAGAGCAAGAAGAGTGAGAAAGGTATTTGGAGGAGGAATGCGCCAAGCGGGATATCTCGCTGCTGCAGGAGTGTATGCCTTGGAAAATAATATTGCCCGTTTAAAAGAAGACCATAATAGAGCAAAACTGCTGGAATCAGAATTAATTAAAATGCCGTATGTTTCTTCCATCCTTCCGGTCGATACTAATATACTTATCTTTACCTTAACCGATGCCATTAAAAGTGATGATTTTGTAAGCATATTGCTCGAAAACAAAATTGTAAGTTCCGCATTTGGCAAACAAAAAATCAGGTTTGTTACCCATCTCGATTTCACGGACGATATGCTGGACAAGGTTATTGCTGTATTGAAAAAATTGGGAACGAATCCATAATTCCATTCGAAACGATTTGAATTAAAACTAAAAATTGTATTTTTCATTTTTAAAAACCAGAATCATCCCTTATGGCATATACTTTTTATCCTTCCGAAGTGATTGATATCATTGATGAAGCACACAATGTGAAACGCTTCTTTTTTAAAGTTACGGAATTTGAGCGTTTTGATTTTTATGCAGGACAGTTTGTGATGTTAGATTTACCACTAAACTCTAAAGTTCAAACACGCGCCTATTCAATTGCTTCTGCTCCTGACGGTACCAATGTTTTTGAATTAATAATAGTGCTTAAGGAGGATGGATTAGGCACTCCTTATTTATGGCAAAATGTGCGCATCGGTTCTATTATTCCGGTTACTAAAGCTATTGGTAAATTTATGGGTCCACGCCCTGCAAGCTTTGATACTGATTTGTGCTTTATATGCACTGGCACTGGTATTGCACCCTTTCGGGCGATTGTTCAGGATATTCTTAACCATAACATTCCACATAAAAACATCAATTTAATTTTTGGATGTCGCTATCAAAAAGATATTACCTATCGTAAAGAATTTGAAGAAACTCAAAAGCAACTTCCCGGATTCCGCTACATTCCCATCTTATCACGCCAAGGCGATGAAACTTGGAAAGGGGAAACCGGCTATGTACACCGTATTTATAAAGAGCTTTATGCCGATAAAACACCTTGTACTTTTTACCTCTGCGGTTGGAAAGTAATGATTATGGAAGCACGACAAAATTTGCTCGATATGGGATATGATAAAAAGCAAATTAAATTCGAATTGTACGATTAAGATATAGTAGCTTTTTATAAGTAGTCAATTTAACATTCCTAGAGCTGACAAAATAATTTTCTTTTGCGTTCTTTGCCGCGCAAACGCCTCATTCATACATGAAAATTTATTTTTTGAAGTATCTATTTTTCCTTGCCCTTATAGGTATATGCATTTGCTCCTTGTTCTGCAATTCTCCGACAACGGAAACGAGTGAAAATGATTCCCCTTATTTAAATCATAACGATACAGTTAAATATGTAGGCATTGAAACCTGTAAAAAATGCCATATTGCTATTTACGAGTCCTTTATCAATACAGGAATGGGCAAAAGTTTTGATAAATCCTCAAGACAAAAAAGCTCTGCAATCCTAAATACTCATACGGTTATTTATGATTCCTATTCAGATTTTTATTACCGCCCATTTTGGGATGCCGACAGTTTAAAAATCATGGAGTTTCGTTTGCAAAATAAGGACACCATTTATAAGCGTATCGAAAAGGTCGATTACATTATTGGATCCGGCCAACATACTAATTCGCACATGTATTCCACAAATGGCTATTTGCGCCAAATGCCAATGACATTTTACACACAAATGGCAACCTGGGACTTACCTCCCGGATTTGAAAAAGGTTTCAATACCCGATTCAATCGCCTAATTGGCTTGGAATGCATGACTTGTCACAACTCCTTTCCAAAATTCGTGGAGGGTTCCGAAAATAAATACAGCTCTTTGCCTAATGGCATAAATTGTGAGCGTTGTCATGGCCCAGGCAGTATGCATGTGCGTGAAAAAATGGCTGGAAACCTTATCGATACTAGTAAAGCCATCGATTACACAATTGTAAATCCAGGAAAACTACCTATCGATTTACAGTTTGATGTATGCCAACGCTGTCATTTGCAAGGAAATGCGGTATTAAAAAACGATCATTCCTTTTATGATTTTAAACCGGGTAAAAAATTATCCGATTACATGAGTGTGTTTTTACCAAAATACAAAGGTGCCGAAGATGAATTTATTATGGCATCACATGCCGATAGACTTAAAATGAGCGCTTGTTTTATAAAGAGTTTTATTCCATCGAAGAGTGAAAATTCGTTGCGCCCTTACAAACAATCACTTACCTGCGTTACCTGCCACAACCCGCATGTGAGCGTAAAAGCAACAGGGCAAGATGTATTTAATACAGTATGTAAAAATTGCCACAAGGCACAAAAATCCGTAACAGATTGTAGCGAAAATATGCCAGTGCGAATGGCAAAAAATGGCGACAATTGTGTCAATTGTCACATGCCTAAATCAAATACCTTAGATATTCCGCATGTGACCACAACCGATCATTTTATTCGTGTTCCTGTTACTCATGCGGTTAAAAAAGCAACAAAAACTTTTCTAGGTTTATATTCGATTAATGAAAAAAATCCAACTGCGGCAACACGCTGTGAAGCCTATATAAATCAATTCGAAAAATTCGACAACAATCCAATGTTGCTTGATTCGGCTGCAAAATATGCAGATGATAAAAGCACAGCAGCTATAACTCAAAATTTTGATTTGATAGTTAGACTTCAATTCTGCAAAAGAAATTATTCAAAAATTCAAGAGTATGTTGCTAAAGTGGGAATGGATATTTTGTTGAATAACCAAAATCCTATTTTCAAAAAATCATTCGATAATAAAAATGCATGGACCTTATATCGCGTCGGTGAAGCATACACGAGTAGTGAACAGCATCAACAAGCCTATCTCTTTTATAAATATGCCTGTAAATTAGCTCCCGAAAATCTTGAATTTAAAAATAAACTCGGCGCATCGCTTTCTGAAAATGGTAAAATCGTGGAAGCACAAAAAGTTTTTGAATCCATTGTAAAATCAGATCCTAAATTTGCAGCCGCCTTATCGAATTATGGCTATTCCTTTTTATTGGCAAAAAATATTGAAACAGCAGAAATGTACTTTGATAAAGCCCTTCAAATTGACCCTGACTTAGAAATTGCACTTCTTAACAAAGCAGGGGTTTTACTGTATAAAAACAATACTTCTGAAGCAAAAAAAATGCTTCTAAGAGTACTTAAAATCAACCCGAAAAATAATAAAGCAAAAGCAATCTTAACTGAAATTTAACTGCACAGTGGCAAAAAAGAAAAGCAAACGCTCATTTGCAAAAAAAGTAATTATCGCATTGGTATTGGTTATCCTTGTTGGTGGACTAGGAACTACTTATTTGGCCTATCGCACAATTTACAAACCCAATGTTACGCTTAATGGTAAAAAATCAACTTATATTTATATAGCAACCGGATCTAAATTTGAAGATGTAAAAGAGCAATTATATTCAAATGGATTTATCAGCAACCACAGCACTTTTGAGTGGATGGCGGAGCGTAAAAATTATACTCGAAAAATTAAACCGGGTAAGTACTTTATTCTTGCCAACATGAGCAACAATCAATTAATTGACCTATTGCGCTCGGGAAAACAAGAACCGGTAAGGGTTACCTTTACTTTTGCGCGCACAAAAAAGGAACTCGCCAAAAAAATTCATGAACAATTAGAAGCAGATAATATTGAATTTGAAAACTTGTTGAGCGACGATGATTTTTTACAACAATACGGCTTGAATTCTGATAATGCACTTACTTTATTTATTCCCAATACTTACGAATTTTATTGGAATACATCTGCCAAAAAACTGATTCAAAAAATGGCAGGCGAATACAAAAAATTTTGGAACGAGGAACGACAAGCGAAAGCGAAGACTATTGGTTTTAGTCAAACTGAGGTGGCAGTGCTCGCTTCAATTGTGCAACAAGAAAGCTATATTGATGCTGAAAAACCAATGATTGCGGGTGTTTATATAAATCGCATAAATAAAAGAATGCCCTTGCAAGCAGACCCAACTTTGATTTGGGCAGTGGGTGATTTTACTATTAAACGTGTCACCGGCAAATATTTCAATATCGTCTCGCCATACAATACCTATAAAAATTTAGGTCTTCCTCCAGGTCCAATTTGTTTGCCCAGCGTGAAAAGTTTGGATGCTGTTTTAAACTACAAAAAGCACAATTATATTTACTTCTGCGCAAAGGAAGATTTCTCAGGTTATTCCAATTATGCGAGCAATTATGAAGCACATTTAAAGAATGCCCGCAAGTACCAAGCTGCCCTAAATAAAAGGAATATACATAATTAGCAAGTCTTTCCCAAGACCATTTTAACAACACAACAGCCTTACAATCAACCTACTAGTTATTTTTCCACAAGCCCTCTTTTTAAGCTGAAAATCCACTCCAAAATTTTACCTTTGAAGGATTTATTTTAGCGAAACAACTTGTTGAAATGTATTGAATTAAGATGCGACTAAAACCTGATATGGCTGCTTATTTTAAATCTGCCAGTGCACAATTTAGCTCTAGGTCAGAAGTTTGGTTATTTGGTTCAAGAGTAGATGATACAAAAAAGGGGGGGGATATTGATTTATTGATTTTGAGCGAGGAAAAAATAGCTTCACCCGAAATTTCAAAGTTTTATTGGAAATTCCAACAACTTTTCGGAGAACAAAAATTGGATATCGTAAATTACACTTTTACTGAAAATGTAAATTTTAAGGCACTTATTTTAACAAATGCGGTGAAATTATGAGCTATGTAAGCGATGTTAATGAGAGATTGAAATATGAGCTGTCTGCCAATATAAACCTGCTGACTAAAGCCAATAGTAGGCTTGTTCAGAGTTTTGAACTGTGTTCTGAAATTATTAAAAAAGAAAATTTTACTGAAGAAGATTATCTTATTTTGGATAGTTTAACATCGCGATTTGCTCGATTGTCAGACATTTATACTCAAAAAACATTAAGACTTATTTTTGAACTTCTTAATGAATATCCAAACACTTTTATTGACAAAGCTAACTTTGCAGAAAAATTGCAATTGATTGAATCCGCCGAAAGACTTAGTGAAATTAGAATGTTACGAAATGATATTGCACATGAATACGAAGAAAGCGATTTACAATTGCTCTTTGTTAGAGTTTTAAAACTTGTGCCAAGTATGACAAGCATTATTAACTCTACTTTAGCTTATATTCATAGAAAATTTGAAATTAAAACAACAGACAATTAACCCCAAATCGAAACTCGAATTAATTAAATAATACTCGACTGCAGCAAAACATCATTATTTCAATAAATAACTCATTAAGTCAATAATTTAGAAATTCAACAATTAATTACAAAGAATGGCCGAACCAAAATATAACGAAGACAGCATACGCACCCTCGATTGGAAAGAACACATTAGACTTCGTCCCGGAATGTACATTGGAAAGCTTGGCGATGGCTCTTCACAAGATGA is a window encoding:
- a CDS encoding isoaspartyl peptidase/L-asparaginase; this translates as MNQYAIAVHGGAGTILQSSMTPEKEAAYNLALTAALVAGDAVLKENGTALDAVEAAVRILEDNPLFNAGKGSVFTHEGRHEMDASIMEGKTLKAGAVTGIEKIKNPVSFARLVMDKTEHVFLSGKGAMDFAHHMQVEQMPDDYFFTQQRFDQLKEIRQTDKMQLDHSDKKFGTVGAVALDLMGNLAAATSTGGMTNKKYGRVGDSPMIGAGTYANNATCAISCTGHGEYFIRAVVAYDISCLIEYKGLTLKDACAKVVQDKLVKLGGEGGLIAIDKSGNIELPFNSEGMYRGYKKSGSEFCVSIYK
- a CDS encoding aminotransferase class I/II-fold pyridoxal phosphate-dependent enzyme; amino-acid sequence: MLIDLRSDTATRPSAGMMQAMMHAKVGDDVFSEDPTVIELQEKTASLFGMEAGLFCPSGTMTNQIAIKTHTQPGDELICDSNAHIYNYEGAGIAFNSGVQAKLIQGDRGRISAEQIVDAINLNYDWLAKTTLVSIENTSNRSGGSFYDLAEIKKIAALCKTKNLKFHLDGARVFNALIEMPHPGSTTDEEKVKLLAKEFGALFDSISVCFSKGLGTPVGSVLLGSAEFIARARRVRKVFGGGMRQAGYLAAAGVYALENNIARLKEDHNRAKLLESELIKMPYVSSILPVDTNILIFTLTDAIKSDDFVSILLENKIVSSAFGKQKIRFVTHLDFTDDMLDKVIAVLKKLGTNP
- a CDS encoding ferredoxin--NADP reductase; the encoded protein is MAYTFYPSEVIDIIDEAHNVKRFFFKVTEFERFDFYAGQFVMLDLPLNSKVQTRAYSIASAPDGTNVFELIIVLKEDGLGTPYLWQNVRIGSIIPVTKAIGKFMGPRPASFDTDLCFICTGTGIAPFRAIVQDILNHNIPHKNINLIFGCRYQKDITYRKEFEETQKQLPGFRYIPILSRQGDETWKGETGYVHRIYKELYADKTPCTFYLCGWKVMIMEARQNLLDMGYDKKQIKFELYD
- a CDS encoding tetratricopeptide repeat protein translates to MGKSFDKSSRQKSSAILNTHTVIYDSYSDFYYRPFWDADSLKIMEFRLQNKDTIYKRIEKVDYIIGSGQHTNSHMYSTNGYLRQMPMTFYTQMATWDLPPGFEKGFNTRFNRLIGLECMTCHNSFPKFVEGSENKYSSLPNGINCERCHGPGSMHVREKMAGNLIDTSKAIDYTIVNPGKLPIDLQFDVCQRCHLQGNAVLKNDHSFYDFKPGKKLSDYMSVFLPKYKGAEDEFIMASHADRLKMSACFIKSFIPSKSENSLRPYKQSLTCVTCHNPHVSVKATGQDVFNTVCKNCHKAQKSVTDCSENMPVRMAKNGDNCVNCHMPKSNTLDIPHVTTTDHFIRVPVTHAVKKATKTFLGLYSINEKNPTAATRCEAYINQFEKFDNNPMLLDSAAKYADDKSTAAITQNFDLIVRLQFCKRNYSKIQEYVAKVGMDILLNNQNPIFKKSFDNKNAWTLYRVGEAYTSSEQHQQAYLFYKYACKLAPENLEFKNKLGASLSENGKIVEAQKVFESIVKSDPKFAAALSNYGYSFLLAKNIETAEMYFDKALQIDPDLEIALLNKAGVLLYKNNTSEAKKMLLRVLKINPKNNKAKAILTEI
- the mltG gene encoding endolytic transglycosylase MltG: MAKKKSKRSFAKKVIIALVLVILVGGLGTTYLAYRTIYKPNVTLNGKKSTYIYIATGSKFEDVKEQLYSNGFISNHSTFEWMAERKNYTRKIKPGKYFILANMSNNQLIDLLRSGKQEPVRVTFTFARTKKELAKKIHEQLEADNIEFENLLSDDDFLQQYGLNSDNALTLFIPNTYEFYWNTSAKKLIQKMAGEYKKFWNEERQAKAKTIGFSQTEVAVLASIVQQESYIDAEKPMIAGVYINRINKRMPLQADPTLIWAVGDFTIKRVTGKYFNIVSPYNTYKNLGLPPGPICLPSVKSLDAVLNYKKHNYIYFCAKEDFSGYSNYASNYEAHLKNARKYQAALNKRNIHN
- a CDS encoding nucleotidyltransferase domain-containing protein codes for the protein MRLKPDMAAYFKSASAQFSSRSEVWLFGSRVDDTKKGGDIDLLILSEEKIASPEISKFYWKFQQLFGEQKLDIVNYTFTENVNFKALILTNAVKL